One region of Xylanimonas ulmi genomic DNA includes:
- a CDS encoding restriction endonuclease, giving the protein MPWRPGSHITSPTAAEEMAAHHMVNVLGIRDARRTPTGPDGGIDVVSRSAIAQVKRHSAPTGRPDLQRLVGARGRSASLRLLFYSAAGYSESARRYADEMDIALFTYDITGNVAPLNRPAKSMRASASRSSGGGSVVAPRAASARALPPKPSKHPGRPGLGWVVAGVLFGGALVNRIARPDPWGFFDVVVAVICLLVVVLGIHSIVERVKWNRRSRQARALRAAPPLSGVLQPKSETSRPAEPAATGAVEI; this is encoded by the coding sequence GTGCCTTGGCGTCCCGGATCCCACATCACGTCCCCTACGGCCGCCGAGGAGATGGCGGCCCACCACATGGTCAACGTGCTCGGCATCCGCGACGCCCGCCGGACGCCGACGGGACCCGATGGCGGGATCGATGTCGTCTCCAGGTCCGCCATCGCTCAGGTGAAGCGACACTCCGCACCGACCGGTCGCCCCGATCTCCAAAGGCTGGTGGGTGCACGAGGGCGCAGCGCGAGCCTGCGGCTCCTCTTCTACTCGGCTGCGGGCTACTCCGAGTCAGCGCGGCGGTACGCCGACGAGATGGACATTGCGCTCTTCACCTACGACATCACAGGCAATGTCGCGCCGCTGAACCGGCCCGCCAAGTCGATGCGTGCCAGCGCGTCCAGGTCCTCTGGTGGCGGCAGCGTCGTCGCACCGCGCGCCGCGTCCGCCCGCGCGCTGCCTCCGAAGCCCTCGAAGCACCCAGGTCGCCCAGGCCTCGGTTGGGTCGTGGCGGGAGTGCTCTTCGGCGGCGCGCTGGTGAACCGCATCGCTCGTCCCGATCCGTGGGGCTTCTTCGATGTCGTCGTCGCGGTGATCTGCCTTCTCGTCGTCGTCCTGGGGATCCACTCCATCGTCGAGCGTGTGAAGTGGAACCGGCGGAGCCGACAGGCTCGCGCGCTGAGAGCGGCGCCGCCGCTATCCGGAGTTCTGCAGCCGAAGTCGGAGACGTCGCGCCCCGCCGAACCGGCGGCGACCGGCGCCGTCGAGATCTGA
- a CDS encoding IS110 family transposase has product MHVGWDWGNTTHAVSVIGDDGHEVAGWLSPHTEEGFSKTLARLATHGCPSDLPVAIETTRGLAVDRLLAAGHPVVPIHPNAFNAARPRWGAARAKDDPGDAFKLADYLRTDGHRLRTLRPTEQATLDLQALTRARADQVTARVAATNQLAALLAEHWPGAGQVFARLDSDIALAFCERFPAPHTAQGLAPARMRDWLARQQYSGRVEPAVLVARLRATPLPASRLTPEIITVIVRAQVAVIRALKTAITALDTQIAAAVAAHPWAPLIASLPRVGTISLGQIIGEVGPILERVTTADQAAAEVGVVPVTRASGKSHAVVFRYATNTRARQALTFWADNSRRASPWAAAIYDQARATGKRHANAVRILARAWLRVIYACWRDGVCYDATNHATQTQVKTGQTHNLAA; this is encoded by the coding sequence GTGCACGTCGGTTGGGACTGGGGCAACACCACCCATGCGGTCAGCGTCATCGGTGACGACGGCCACGAAGTCGCGGGCTGGCTGAGCCCTCACACCGAGGAAGGCTTCAGCAAGACGCTCGCGCGGCTGGCTACCCATGGCTGCCCGAGCGACCTGCCGGTCGCGATCGAGACCACCCGTGGCCTGGCCGTCGACAGGCTCCTGGCCGCCGGGCACCCGGTCGTACCGATCCACCCGAACGCGTTCAACGCGGCCCGTCCCCGCTGGGGCGCGGCGCGCGCCAAGGACGACCCCGGCGACGCGTTCAAGCTCGCCGACTACCTGCGCACCGACGGTCACCGCCTGCGCACCCTGCGCCCGACCGAGCAGGCCACCCTCGACCTGCAAGCACTCACCCGTGCCCGCGCCGACCAGGTCACCGCCCGCGTCGCGGCCACCAACCAGCTCGCCGCACTCCTGGCCGAGCACTGGCCCGGCGCCGGGCAAGTCTTCGCCCGCCTCGACTCCGACATCGCCCTGGCGTTCTGCGAACGGTTCCCCGCACCCCACACCGCCCAGGGCCTGGCCCCCGCCAGGATGCGGGACTGGCTCGCCCGTCAGCAGTACTCCGGACGCGTCGAGCCCGCCGTGCTCGTCGCGCGCCTGCGCGCAACGCCCCTCCCCGCGTCCCGCCTGACGCCCGAGATCATCACCGTGATCGTGCGCGCCCAGGTCGCCGTCATCCGCGCGCTCAAGACCGCGATCACCGCCCTGGACACCCAGATCGCCGCCGCGGTCGCCGCCCACCCCTGGGCACCGCTGATCGCGTCCCTGCCACGCGTGGGAACCATCAGCCTCGGCCAGATCATCGGCGAGGTCGGCCCCATCCTCGAACGCGTCACCACCGCGGACCAGGCCGCCGCCGAAGTCGGCGTCGTGCCCGTCACCCGCGCCTCGGGCAAGTCCCACGCCGTGGTGTTCCGCTACGCCACGAACACCCGTGCACGCCAAGCCCTGACCTTCTGGGCCGACAACTCCCGACGCGCGAGTCCCTGGGCCGCAGCCATCTACGACCAAGCCCGCGCCACCGGCAAGCGCCACGCGAACGCCGTACGCATCCTCGCCCGCGCCTGGCTGCGCGTGATCTACGCCTGCTGGCGCGACGGCGTCTGCTACGACGCCACCAACCACGCCACCCAGACCCAGGTCAAAACCGGACAAACCCACAACCTGGCCGCCTAG
- a CDS encoding transglutaminase-like domain-containing protein — translation MDLRTQDPDDYLAADEVIDATHPEVRALAAELRASTLDDALYAKAAFEWVRDNVSHSFDVQDPRVTLTASEALRERVGLCYAKAHLLTALLRVEHIPAGLCYQRLADEATGGHALHGLIAVYLDGSWHRQDPRGNKPGVDAQFSLQQEQLAWPVDPVEGEVDYPTVYTAPVPEVVDALKRADDVLLLYRQGLPPALKE, via the coding sequence GTGGACCTCAGGACGCAAGACCCCGACGACTACCTGGCCGCCGATGAGGTCATCGACGCCACGCATCCAGAGGTTCGCGCTCTCGCTGCGGAACTGCGGGCGTCCACGCTCGACGACGCTCTCTACGCCAAGGCTGCCTTCGAATGGGTCCGCGACAACGTCTCGCACTCCTTCGACGTTCAAGATCCGCGCGTCACGCTCACGGCGAGCGAGGCGCTGCGCGAAAGGGTTGGCCTCTGCTACGCCAAGGCACACCTCCTCACGGCGCTCCTGCGTGTTGAACACATTCCCGCAGGTCTGTGCTATCAACGCCTGGCCGACGAGGCCACCGGCGGTCACGCACTGCACGGGCTCATCGCCGTGTACCTCGATGGCTCGTGGCACCGTCAGGACCCGAGGGGCAACAAGCCAGGCGTCGACGCGCAGTTCTCGCTGCAGCAGGAACAGCTGGCCTGGCCCGTCGACCCTGTCGAAGGCGAGGTCGACTATCCGACCGTCTACACCGCTCCGGTCCCCGAAGTGGTCGACGCCCTGAAGCGCGCTGACGACGTTCTGCTCCTCTACAGGCAGGGGCTGCCCCCAGCGCTGAAGGAATGA
- a CDS encoding DUF2201 family putative metallopeptidase, which yields MSAPTRPLTSDEREAFRLGRLVAAERAPYFMHALFAVSPVAAPGLDTFAVDGAWRLYLDPDLLTGPNRWDSTTIGAVLLHEVGHLLRDHAGRAANLPNPRHNLAWNLAGDAEINDDLLAAGIPLPADCVTPGALGCEDGDLAETYYAHLVPPTGAPPALPDDGSAGCGSGSGCPPAPGELPAGVNLDDGTAAPITAAEGDLVRRRVANAVQEAAHAKGRGSVPAGLSRWASDVLAPPTVPWERVLRAAVRRAVADRAGRVDYTYSRPSRRRLPRIIKPAMRAPSVIVSVVVDTSGSMGQADLTAAMSEVTGVLHASGVAREHLRLLSVDAAATKPQRIRSVASINLTGGGGTDMRVGIAAAEAATRAPHVVIVLTDGLTAPVKREGSYVRRDVIPCNGIEAWVLVRQ from the coding sequence GTGAGCGCCCCGACCCGCCCCCTGACCAGCGACGAGCGCGAGGCGTTCCGGCTCGGACGCCTCGTGGCCGCCGAACGCGCCCCGTACTTCATGCACGCGCTGTTCGCCGTCTCGCCCGTCGCCGCCCCCGGCCTGGACACGTTCGCCGTGGACGGCGCCTGGCGCCTCTACCTCGACCCCGACCTGCTCACCGGCCCGAACCGCTGGGACTCCACGACCATCGGCGCCGTCCTGCTGCACGAGGTAGGCCACCTGCTGCGCGACCACGCCGGACGCGCCGCCAACCTGCCCAACCCGAGGCACAACCTGGCCTGGAACCTCGCCGGGGACGCCGAGATCAACGACGACCTGCTCGCGGCCGGTATCCCGCTGCCCGCAGACTGCGTCACCCCCGGCGCGCTCGGCTGCGAGGACGGCGACCTCGCAGAGACGTACTACGCCCACCTGGTCCCGCCCACCGGCGCCCCGCCCGCCCTGCCCGACGACGGCTCGGCAGGGTGCGGCTCCGGGTCCGGCTGCCCACCCGCCCCCGGCGAACTCCCGGCAGGCGTCAACCTGGACGACGGCACCGCCGCCCCCATCACCGCCGCCGAGGGCGACCTCGTGCGCCGCCGCGTCGCCAACGCCGTGCAGGAAGCCGCCCACGCCAAGGGACGCGGCTCCGTCCCCGCTGGGCTGTCCCGCTGGGCATCCGACGTGCTCGCCCCGCCCACCGTGCCCTGGGAGCGCGTGCTGCGCGCCGCCGTGCGCCGTGCCGTGGCCGACCGCGCCGGACGGGTCGACTACACCTACTCCCGCCCCTCCCGGCGCCGCCTGCCGCGCATCATCAAGCCCGCCATGCGCGCCCCCTCCGTGATCGTGTCCGTCGTCGTGGACACGTCCGGCTCCATGGGCCAAGCCGACCTGACCGCCGCCATGAGCGAAGTTACCGGCGTCCTGCACGCCTCCGGCGTCGCCCGCGAACACCTGCGCCTGCTGTCCGTGGACGCCGCCGCCACCAAGCCCCAACGCATCCGGTCGGTCGCAAGCATCAACCTCACCGGGGGCGGCGGCACCGACATGCGCGTGGGCATCGCCGCCGCCGAGGCCGCAACCCGTGCGCCCCACGTCGTGATCGTCCTGACGGACGGATTAACTGCACCTGTCAAGCGGGAGGGCAGTTACGTTAGGAGGGACGTCATTCCGTGCAACGGCATTGAGGCGTGGGTCCTCGTCCGCCAGTAG
- a CDS encoding tyrosine-protein phosphatase — protein sequence MYCARVRELHWGGGRNLRDLGGLPTLLSPTGRTVSRRIARGARRETVTAAGWQAASAWGIRSIIDLRNGPEAGSREGDMGDEPPAEVSVISAPTEDQSHPEFRRVCMPILDSPEYWQHNVRILPQHVRRALMAVAEAKPGILVHCAAGRDRTGMISALLLAHAGVNADDVFHDYALAVRAMAGTAAHGEPVQDRQATWTTHQVDTWLSANEGHVRAFATASQDTLDELDVDKPTRTRLRALLTEPTLSN from the coding sequence ATGTACTGTGCGCGGGTGCGCGAACTTCACTGGGGCGGCGGCCGCAACCTTCGGGACCTTGGAGGGCTGCCAACGCTGCTCTCGCCGACCGGTCGGACAGTCTCGCGGCGCATCGCTCGCGGAGCTCGACGAGAGACCGTGACAGCGGCAGGCTGGCAAGCGGCGTCCGCGTGGGGCATCCGATCGATCATCGATCTGCGCAACGGTCCCGAGGCCGGCTCACGCGAGGGCGACATGGGCGACGAACCGCCGGCCGAAGTGTCGGTCATCTCAGCGCCAACCGAAGACCAAAGCCATCCGGAGTTCCGCAGGGTATGCATGCCCATCCTCGACTCACCCGAGTACTGGCAGCACAACGTACGCATCCTTCCTCAGCACGTCCGCCGCGCGCTGATGGCCGTCGCCGAGGCCAAACCGGGAATCCTCGTGCACTGCGCGGCCGGCCGAGACCGCACCGGCATGATCAGCGCACTGCTCCTAGCCCATGCTGGCGTCAACGCTGACGACGTCTTCCACGACTACGCCCTGGCAGTCCGAGCGATGGCTGGGACCGCGGCCCACGGCGAGCCTGTCCAGGACCGACAGGCGACGTGGACCACACACCAAGTGGACACATGGCTTTCCGCCAACGAGGGACACGTGCGCGCGTTCGCTACTGCATCTCAGGACACACTCGACGAGCTCGACGTCGACAAACCGACGCGTACCCGGCTCCGTGCCCTGCTCACCGAGCCGACGCTGTCCAACTGA
- a CDS encoding cysteine hydrolase family protein, translating to MTERRSALLIIDLQVGVMPGCHDGEGVLSRVRTLVSRARDEGVAVVWVQHHEPGLEVGSAGWQLAGGLQIADGEPLIRKAYRDAFAETPLTEVLGSSSIGRLVIVGAQSDYCVRTTAQAAAARGFDVTLVSDAHTTTDSEWGGVSISGEQIIAHTNRYFAGLRYPEREFAVAPASAVVLS from the coding sequence ATGACGGAACGACGCTCAGCTCTCCTCATTATCGATCTGCAGGTGGGCGTCATGCCCGGCTGTCATGACGGGGAGGGCGTCCTGTCCCGGGTTCGGACTCTCGTCAGCCGCGCGCGCGACGAGGGCGTCGCAGTCGTCTGGGTGCAACACCACGAACCCGGCCTTGAGGTTGGAAGTGCCGGCTGGCAGCTTGCGGGTGGTCTTCAGATCGCCGATGGCGAGCCGCTGATCAGGAAGGCGTACCGCGACGCGTTCGCGGAAACGCCCCTCACCGAGGTGCTGGGGTCGAGCTCGATCGGTCGCCTCGTCATCGTGGGCGCACAGTCCGACTACTGCGTGCGCACGACTGCGCAGGCCGCTGCGGCACGGGGTTTCGACGTCACCCTGGTGAGCGACGCGCACACGACGACGGACTCCGAATGGGGCGGCGTCTCGATCAGCGGCGAGCAGATCATCGCGCACACCAACCGGTACTTTGCGGGCTTGCGGTACCCCGAGCGGGAGTTCGCCGTCGCCCCTGCATCCGCCGTCGTGCTGAGTTGA
- a CDS encoding helicase HerA domain-containing protein — MDFHEAIVLTHDKWKHDVAGIPQFSLLLATARDISSEGFDDDEVLLLRVEGSAPLSLESDLLAVREESLRTALSQYDSPSPAVVLDMGLDPFTKNRVSFTGLRCRVLGTFYESIVDGTTRLEFGADVDNFYATSTYRVLKPVGKGLSAVASYIKPAPTKEPVDMVRIGTVRYSSTRRRAQAAGQDDAAVQVNIHDFIGNKTGMFGMTRMGKSNTMKTVVARTQVISQLAVKAGGRPIGQLILDPQGEYANPNQQDGTEIAAIGEDRVVIYRFGGAANASNVRPLGINFFDPGQLDVAKGFVSSSLSESGADYVRAFVNADFAGTPRPGESTKEGYERAARADRGRLMLYGALAKADFMIPTKDPVDTQYPWRAWVSMKDPVADAIERDLPGALFRPARKGRVGVNRDHLVDVCQWFVDRAADGSMVNTDGFNSFVDGDPYKSALPIFSQMNGNRSVSGYTKLKPLAPFHHPDSKSDFRDQIFDDLVDGKIVIVDLHLGPLAVTRRMSEGIASRLMERQTETFTKGVEPPRIQVVLEEAHNLFSNRQFTDELDVWVRMAKESSKLKIGLIYATQEVSGVAHEVLANTKNWVVAHLNNTKELRNLGQFYDFEAFAEAIISQEDRGYVRLKTMSSPYIVPVQIDPYGLELVNEARAAANDPALVPTSAA, encoded by the coding sequence ATGGACTTTCACGAAGCGATCGTTCTGACGCACGACAAGTGGAAGCACGACGTCGCCGGGATCCCGCAGTTCTCGCTGCTCCTGGCCACGGCGCGCGACATCTCGTCGGAGGGCTTCGACGACGACGAGGTGCTGCTCCTCCGCGTCGAGGGGAGCGCCCCGTTGTCCCTGGAGTCCGACCTGCTCGCGGTGCGCGAGGAGTCGCTGCGGACCGCGCTGTCGCAGTACGACTCTCCCTCGCCTGCAGTGGTCCTCGACATGGGCTTGGACCCGTTCACTAAGAACCGCGTTTCGTTCACCGGGCTCCGCTGCCGGGTGCTGGGGACGTTCTACGAGTCGATCGTCGACGGCACCACACGACTCGAGTTCGGCGCTGACGTCGACAACTTCTACGCCACGTCGACCTACCGCGTGCTCAAGCCCGTTGGCAAGGGCCTGTCCGCGGTCGCCTCGTACATCAAGCCCGCCCCGACGAAGGAGCCTGTCGACATGGTCCGCATCGGAACGGTGCGGTATTCCTCGACCCGTCGCCGCGCACAGGCCGCCGGACAGGACGACGCGGCGGTCCAAGTCAACATCCACGACTTCATCGGCAACAAGACCGGCATGTTCGGCATGACCCGCATGGGTAAGTCGAACACGATGAAGACGGTCGTTGCCCGGACCCAGGTGATCTCCCAGCTGGCGGTCAAGGCCGGTGGGAGGCCGATCGGGCAGCTGATCCTGGACCCGCAGGGCGAATACGCAAACCCCAACCAGCAGGACGGGACTGAGATCGCCGCGATTGGCGAGGACCGTGTCGTGATCTACCGGTTCGGTGGCGCGGCCAACGCGAGCAACGTGCGCCCCCTCGGCATCAACTTCTTCGACCCCGGCCAGCTCGACGTCGCCAAGGGTTTCGTCTCCTCGAGCCTGAGCGAGTCGGGTGCCGACTACGTCCGCGCGTTCGTCAACGCCGACTTTGCCGGCACGCCTCGTCCTGGGGAGAGCACCAAGGAGGGGTACGAGCGAGCGGCCCGCGCCGACCGCGGACGCCTGATGCTCTACGGCGCACTGGCAAAGGCCGACTTCATGATCCCCACCAAGGACCCCGTCGACACGCAATACCCGTGGCGCGCGTGGGTGTCCATGAAGGACCCCGTCGCCGACGCGATCGAGCGGGACCTCCCCGGAGCGCTGTTCCGCCCGGCTCGCAAGGGCAGGGTCGGCGTGAACCGCGACCACCTGGTCGACGTGTGCCAGTGGTTCGTGGACCGCGCCGCCGACGGGTCGATGGTCAACACCGACGGGTTCAACTCTTTCGTCGACGGCGACCCATACAAGTCCGCGCTGCCGATCTTCTCCCAGATGAACGGCAACCGGTCGGTGTCGGGCTACACCAAGCTCAAGCCGCTGGCTCCGTTCCACCATCCCGACTCCAAGTCGGACTTCCGCGACCAGATCTTCGACGACCTGGTGGACGGCAAGATCGTGATCGTTGACCTGCACCTCGGCCCGCTCGCCGTGACGCGCCGCATGTCGGAGGGAATCGCCTCGCGGCTCATGGAGCGGCAGACCGAGACGTTCACGAAGGGCGTCGAGCCTCCGCGGATCCAGGTCGTTCTGGAGGAGGCGCACAACCTGTTCAGCAACCGGCAGTTCACCGACGAGCTGGATGTGTGGGTGCGGATGGCCAAGGAGTCCTCGAAGCTGAAGATCGGCCTGATTTACGCGACGCAGGAGGTCTCGGGCGTCGCGCACGAGGTGCTCGCCAACACCAAGAACTGGGTGGTCGCCCACCTGAACAACACCAAGGAACTGCGGAACCTCGGTCAGTTCTACGACTTCGAGGCGTTCGCCGAGGCGATCATCTCCCAGGAGGACCGCGGCTATGTGAGGCTGAAGACGATGAGCTCGCCGTACATCGTGCCGGTCCAGATTGACCCGTACGGTCTCGAGCTAGTCAACGAGGCCCGTGCCGCGGCGAACGACCCGGCTCTCGTGCCGACGAGCGCGGCCTGA
- a CDS encoding AAA family ATPase, producing MSDLAATVTVIDACGRAGVPVLLLSDPGMGKSSLIRGIAAAEGVPCETVLGSIREPADIAGLPVVTDTGVTLCPPEFARRLAEAEAGYLFLDELTTCPPAVQAVMLAVSLDKTVGDLRLPDGVRIVAGANPPDRAADGWEMSPPLANRFCHVTFAPSVDEWLDGMTVGWGAPPASRAITADKTRVEAVKALVTGFIRHKPEHLHAFPRTADGTGGPWPSRRSWAMLAAALANVRDDDAAARQALTFGLIGEGVGVEFLTWCDHADLPDPAAVLADPSIVDWTGRPDRVWAVLSAVVGWAASAATVDSWRKAWGPLLATADAGAPDVAAAAARPLAACRPAAAKVPAAVRDKFKPVLDAAGLTGQAVA from the coding sequence ATGAGCGACCTCGCTGCGACCGTGACCGTGATCGACGCCTGCGGGCGTGCTGGTGTTCCCGTCCTGCTGCTGTCCGACCCCGGCATGGGCAAGTCGTCCCTGATTCGCGGCATCGCCGCCGCCGAGGGGGTGCCGTGCGAGACGGTGCTGGGGTCGATCCGCGAACCGGCAGACATTGCCGGCCTGCCCGTGGTGACCGACACCGGCGTCACGCTGTGCCCGCCCGAGTTCGCGCGTCGGCTCGCTGAGGCCGAGGCCGGGTACCTGTTCCTGGACGAGCTGACGACGTGCCCGCCTGCGGTGCAGGCCGTGATGCTCGCCGTGTCCCTCGACAAGACGGTGGGCGACCTGCGCCTGCCGGACGGGGTGCGGATCGTGGCCGGGGCCAACCCGCCCGACCGTGCCGCTGACGGCTGGGAGATGAGCCCGCCGCTGGCCAACCGCTTCTGCCACGTCACGTTCGCGCCGTCAGTGGACGAGTGGCTCGACGGCATGACGGTCGGCTGGGGTGCCCCGCCCGCCTCGCGGGCGATCACCGCTGACAAGACCCGCGTGGAGGCCGTCAAGGCGCTGGTGACCGGGTTCATCCGGCACAAGCCCGAACACCTGCACGCCTTCCCGCGCACCGCAGACGGGACGGGTGGGCCGTGGCCGTCGCGCCGCTCGTGGGCCATGCTCGCCGCCGCGCTCGCCAACGTCCGCGACGACGACGCCGCCGCCCGTCAGGCGCTCACCTTCGGGTTGATCGGGGAGGGCGTCGGTGTGGAGTTCCTGACCTGGTGCGACCACGCGGACCTGCCCGACCCCGCCGCCGTGCTGGCCGACCCCTCGATCGTGGACTGGACCGGGCGCCCTGACCGCGTGTGGGCCGTCCTGTCCGCCGTCGTTGGCTGGGCCGCGTCCGCCGCCACCGTGGACTCCTGGCGCAAGGCGTGGGGGCCGCTGCTCGCCACCGCCGATGCCGGTGCGCCCGACGTCGCCGCCGCCGCCGCACGCCCGCTGGCCGCGTGCCGACCAGCCGCTGCGAAGGTGCCCGCCGCCGTGCGCGACAAGTTCAAGCCCGTGCTCGACGCGGCCGGGCTGACCGGGCAGGCCGTGGCATGA
- a CDS encoding DUF1648 domain-containing protein, whose amino-acid sequence MMSENGTPYASTQPGPARSATVHVVVGTAICLATVLLFAAFWTQLPPEVPIQLTIDGSPGNTLPRAVAAFGLPLATATVNLLAVARHPAKAGDRVYRYYVTPAVSIVLSVATIVMALMS is encoded by the coding sequence ATGATGAGCGAGAACGGGACGCCGTACGCTTCGACCCAGCCTGGTCCCGCACGGTCGGCGACCGTCCACGTCGTCGTCGGGACAGCGATCTGCCTCGCCACCGTCCTGCTGTTCGCAGCCTTCTGGACCCAACTGCCGCCAGAAGTGCCGATACAGCTCACGATCGACGGGTCGCCGGGCAACACGCTGCCCCGAGCGGTCGCAGCGTTCGGCCTGCCGCTCGCAACCGCCACGGTCAACCTGCTCGCAGTCGCACGACACCCAGCCAAGGCCGGCGACCGCGTCTACAGGTACTACGTGACCCCCGCCGTCTCCATCGTGCTCAGCGTCGCAACCATCGTGATGGCACTGATGTCCTGA
- a CDS encoding MBL fold metallo-hydrolase, which yields MNELTPLDGPTVLIDFCDLRFVVDPTFDNAQEYPVGARSLRKTTDSTWRVDQVGPLDAVLLSHDQHVDNLDHGGRELLAQAPLTLTTPLAASRLAGTARGLDPWEALTLGAVTVTAVPAQHGPDGTEHLTGPVTGFVLQARQAPTIYISGDNASLAVVEEIGARFPSIDVAVLFAGAAHTPLVDGSLTLTSTQAAQAIIRLGRPRTLAMHTDGWAHFTENGATLRAAFATAGLGDLLLPTQPGDSVAI from the coding sequence ATGAACGAGCTCACCCCTCTTGATGGGCCAACCGTGCTGATCGACTTTTGTGATCTGCGGTTCGTGGTCGATCCCACGTTCGACAACGCGCAGGAGTACCCGGTCGGCGCGCGTTCCTTGCGCAAGACGACCGACAGCACGTGGCGGGTGGATCAAGTCGGGCCCCTCGACGCGGTCCTGCTCTCCCACGACCAGCACGTCGACAACCTCGATCACGGCGGTCGAGAGCTGCTCGCCCAAGCGCCGTTGACCCTGACGACACCACTCGCCGCCTCGCGACTCGCGGGCACGGCGCGGGGCCTGGATCCGTGGGAGGCCCTCACGCTCGGTGCGGTCACCGTGACGGCGGTGCCCGCCCAGCACGGACCGGACGGCACGGAGCACCTGACCGGACCCGTAACCGGGTTCGTGCTGCAGGCACGCCAAGCACCGACCATCTACATCAGCGGCGACAACGCCTCACTGGCAGTCGTCGAGGAGATCGGCGCCCGGTTCCCGAGCATCGATGTCGCAGTCCTGTTCGCGGGAGCCGCACACACCCCGCTGGTCGACGGGTCGCTGACCCTGACCAGCACCCAAGCCGCGCAGGCCATCATCCGGCTGGGCCGGCCCCGCACGCTCGCCATGCACACCGACGGCTGGGCTCACTTCACCGAGAACGGCGCGACGCTCCGTGCGGCGTTCGCGACCGCCGGCCTTGGTGACCTACTCCTGCCTACGCAGCCTGGGGACTCGGTGGCGATCTGA